Proteins encoded together in one Lathyrus oleraceus cultivar Zhongwan6 chromosome 5, CAAS_Psat_ZW6_1.0, whole genome shotgun sequence window:
- the LOC127087348 gene encoding uncharacterized protein LOC127087348, which yields MELEGEDGSKFPLESGEKALFGRGSGFNTDDHTVSRRHVSFQLNDADSEPPRVSFQVIGTNPIWVLKNNDGTLKLFNKFDNGQLELGDRFCLSGKTPLWFKLNKPQLSETQIHFDQLDLSQIDPVQEFGFLVMRHEFDRYPKGMIQKVENWKWFLEEPSKESEDDDGDDSEETRKTKGKRKVFEDNEDDEWTGDSEDDKDLVAKTGKGKKPVYSTRSKDKGGAKRKKTASVNKTVEEEEEEDDNNDDDDETLGGFIVTDEENGEEQGNDEDEEEEEFEEEEEDDD from the exons ATGGAGCTCGAAGGCGAAGATGGTTCCAAATTCCCTTTGGAAAGCGGCGAGAAAGCATTGTTCGGACGAGGTTCTGGTTTTAACACCGACGACCACACTGTTTCCCGCCGTCACGTTTCGTTCCAACTCAACGATGCCGATTCAGAGCCTCCTAGGGTTTCATTCCAAGTCATCGGAACAAACCCCATTTGGGTTTTGAAAAACAATGACGGAACTCTTAAGCTCTTCAACAAGTTCGATAACGGTCAATTGGAACTCGGAGACCGTTTCTGTTTGTCAGGGAAAACTCCCCTCTGGTTCAAATTGAACAAGCCTCAACTTTCTGAAACTCAGATTCACTTTGACCAACTTGATCTTTCACAGATTGATCCTGTTCAAG AGTTTGGCTTTCTTGTGATGAGACATGAGTTTGACCGGTATCCAAAGGGCATGATCCAGAAAGTGGAGAATTGGAAATGGTTCCTCGAGGAGCCTAGCAAAGAAAGCGAGGATGACGATGGGGATGATTCTGAGGAGACGAGGAAAACGAAGGGAAAGCGAAAAGTATTTGAAGACAATGAGGATGACGAGTGGACCGGTGATAGTGAAGATGATAAAGACCTTGTTGCTAAGACGGGAAAAGGTAAGAAACCTGTGTACTCCACAAGGTCTAAAGATAAAGGAGGAGCTAAGAGAAAGAAAACAGCTAGTGTCAACAAAACtgttgaagaagaagaagaagaagatgacaataatgatgatgatgatgagacGCTAGGAGGTTTCATTGTTACCGATGAAGAAAACGGTGAAGAACAGGGCAACGACGAAGATGAGGAGGAAGAAGAGTTtgaagaagaggaagaagatgacGATTGA